The Phaseolus vulgaris cultivar G19833 chromosome 10, P. vulgaris v2.0, whole genome shotgun sequence DNA window CAACTTCTCttgaaaacaaaagaaatatctCACTCTTTCAGAACCTGTGTGATTTGAACTTTAATTTTAGTATACTTATCTAGTCGTTTGGCAACTAGCATTGCAAATTGCTTTCAAACAAGAGAATTGTTTTCAATGATGGTGATACCATTTAACCACTTACTATTCCAATTCAATTGCTTAGCAATTAGCATTGCAAATTGCCTTCTAAATAAAGAAAGGAATCAATATATTATCTTCAATGATTGTGTATGTATTGTTTATGATATAACCATAATTTCAGATATACTAATGTCAAAATTACTGTCGGGCCAATAATTTATAACCTATAGTAATTTTCTTTTAGTAATATGGTGAATATGAAGGAGTTCAATTAGCTAACTTACTAATAATGTAACATAGTCATAGATCATCAATCCTTAACACTATCATAGTCATTACAAGAAAATGTTTTGAAACTTATTGAAAATTTacttttactttaataatatatttaataatatagaCACAATTGTTGTGTGCATTCATCCTaggataatttttttgtttgaacAAACACAAACTAGTATACCTAGTCAAATAAgattttagttaaatatataacaaatataCTTTATCTAACAAATGCAAACTTCAagcattttatagtatatgtcaaactttaataaatttttattttatgtttctagaaattgaatgttttttattcttttaaaaagatattATAATGTATTGTCAACATCAATATCTCTTGAAGATATGATGGAAGTTGCTTCTTACAGACAACTTTTTTGGAAAAGGAAAGATGTCATTGTGGAGTCAGTCAGTTGTGTCAGGTCTCGTGTTTTGCtcaaaagaagaagagaagcTACTTGCCATATTCCAGAGGTGATGGAACCCTGAGAGATGAGGTAACCATTAAGCTAGCCCAACCCTCCAAAATGACCAGGAGCATGACACAGGACCCAAAGCTAGGTAAGGAGCATTCCATAGCTAGTGTATCAGGACCTATCATTCCTCAGAGGATTACTACAACAAAGCCCACATCATGTGACCTGAACACCagttattttcattaattttactTTCATTAGAGTAGTAAGGTGCACTTAGCAtaaattgggcttgtgccaagcccATTTACTTTCCTTGTGCTGCCTAGGTTTAGGTCATTTTTAACCTAACTTCTAGAAACTAGGCTATAGAGTGCGACATTGACCTAGGGTCAACCCTAGCCACCCCTCTTCCCATTTCTCTCTCACTCTTGCTCTCGAAGtcactctctcctatataaagggtgtcttggctcatgtatttagACATTGAATcttgaatagaaaaaaaaactttgtcaGAGTGTTTAATGAGTCTTGAGTGCTTTCAATATTGGGTCTTATCTCGGTGTcgtgcacttcaagtggcggctcttcaccactcatcttggagtctcccaTCACTCCAAGTGGTGTGACCATTCCCTTTATCATACATaagcttctcttactctttctCTTTTCCTTCTTCATTTGCGCCATTATTCCTTTCCATTTCATGTTCTTTAATGCTCTTTTCCATTTGGTCATCTTTGTCATTTTTGATCTTTTTATTAATGTAAATTCTgcacctcatcatcatcaccatataattgtgttttctccttttctctataaaagagaaccttcacacttacttaacgacttggttaagttcgtgtccagtgacaATTTTCTTTAAGCTCATCACCATAATTGTTAATTCACAAATCTTAAACACAAGAATAACCCATATAAagtgtgcaatcctaaaatcaactcacatcaagaGGTCTTTCAAAGAAGTCACACACATTCAATGTTAAGTCAAGAACATTTAATGCATCTCACAACTTCAAAATATGTTTATACCCAAGAAGAGCAACAACAAAAGAAGACCCTCACAATGACTACGAATTGTTAATGATTATTTTCTTTTCGTGAAGAAGGAAGGTTGACAAAAGTCTTACAATAAGAACGAGAATAATATCTTAAGTTATCCTTAACCTTTGTAGTTGTAAGGAAGAACATTGTTTGTGTTCGAGAGCAACCTAAAAGAGTTAGCCAATCTTGTACCCATCATAAGATGTAATTTCTCTTTTAGTTAGAAATCTAGTGATGTTTTAGATCACTTTCTTTGTAAACCTTTATGTTTTTAGTCAAAAGTGGGTGCGCTacaaaaaaaactcaattttaGTCATAAGTGGTGTTCTTCCAAAGAATACTCAGAGTTTTAGCAATGAGTGGTTCCTATTCAGAAGAATACTTAGGGTTTTAGCCAAGATATATTGTTgttccaaaaaataattagggTTTTAGCTAGGGTTGACCACGTTCCAAAGAATACTCAGGGTTTTAGATAGGATTGACCATGTTCCAAAGAATACCCAGGGTTTTAGCTAGGAGTGACCAATGTTTCAAAAAATACTTAGGGTTTTAGCTAGGATTTGTTGCATGTGCAAATAATACTCAAGTTGTTTTAGTCAAAAGTGGTCGATGTCCAAACAATACTCACTTGTATCTCGTAACAATATTATGTattaaagtaaaagaaagagTAGGGTCAATCctttgtgtatattgaacacatagggttatgcttatataggaaaagaaacatatgggctaagcccattacataaatatgaaatatgtaacaatatctataatatctcatctaataatatctaacagtATGCTTAGTGGAACTTGATCAATTCATTACGAATTGGATGCAATATGCTTTTATTGTGAACCGGTATACAAATACAAAGGGTAATTCTTTCTTTCTCTGAACTAGTTTATTGTGCATGTTATTAAAATGAACTAATTAAAGAAggataaattttagaaaataagttTTTGGAGGTCTTTGACATATCATCtattaattcaaaataatttgcaTGTTTCACCACATACTAACACTTGGTCCATAAACATATTAAACATTCATGTTCATCCTTCTATGTTAAGGTGTTTCATTACACCTACTTTGTAATATTCTAATACAAAAACCTCCTTCAACTTCTCATTACCTAATGTCTTAACCTACATGATCTATAACATAGGAGAAACTAGGATCTCTTTGTTACATAATGAGTTTATGTACTTAATATTACCATCCTTAGAGTCACAATACATCCTAGGTATCCCCTACCATACATTTATAAAAGGGATATAATACCACAACAGGTATCAACTTGCATAACTACATTAGGCCATGATATCATACAAATATCCACCTACAATATGTAACACTAGGTATATAATAAAATCACATATTGTAGCATGCattccatcatcatcatcaccgtCCCTCTCCCTCACACTCACATTCAACAACATACACAACACACCTAATATTAGTTGCTAGTTGTTTAAACAAACTCATCTTGCTTAAGCATCCTTACTTCCTCTAACAAGGAAAACTTCCTTTCTTGAACAATGTTATATCACTTTAGTGACATTAGATCTAGAAAAGAGAAAATGTAATAGGTTTCTTGCCCACTCGAATGTCCACTTGTTACTTGTGAGATCATCCATTCTCTTATGTCGCTCAAGTGTATCAACGCTTGAGGGAGGAGACTTGTTATGTAGTCAAACAACTTCTAAAAATACCATGTACCACTTTTCTTAAAACTTGAGCGATCACTTAGCACTTGAATGAGACTATTTGTTGCATGCTTCAATGGGATTTAGAAAAGACCATGCACCACTATTATACATTACCTCCTAAGTGACCACTTGACATTTGAGCAATGAAAGTTGTCTCTACATCTTTCACTCAAGCCTCAAGCCATAACTTAAGCGATATGCTCTATTGCTTAAGCATCTATGTTGGCTCTTAAGCGACTATGTTCTTGAGTATTAAGTGGTGCATGTAATTATTACTCACTACTTTATCATCACTTAAGCGATAATCCACCACTTAAACAATATACATTCAAAAtcacaacatttttaatttctaacaACTAGAAAATACAAACAATCCTTTAACCCCAATTATTCCCGTAATTATTGATATATCTTATATTAAACTTCATCGTTTTACTTACTATAGTAAAACactagaaaaagaaataaagacataatatatataataaataatttctcaaCCATGATTTTTGTTGTTACCTCATCAAAGATATAATCtattataaaaacaatataaCTTCAACACACAAAATCTTAAGGagaataaaagaaatttaatttttaaaaataaaattcttataaAATAACACAAATTATTATAATCTATTTATAGtgcttttttcattttttatcattaaattttttatctctaaaaattaaaatcttacCCAATAGaattagtattaaaaaattgttaaattaaATTGAGTAAAAAACTAATAGTTTAGAAAGTGATAACGaggtgaaatttttttttaaaatttgcaattatcattatattttcattatacTAATTTATTTGACTAATTAGTTGAATATAGAATCAATCCTTGTTTTTTAGGTgattatgagaaaaaaaaaatctctgcACTTCAAATAAAGGAAGACTTTAACAATTGAATTAAATTCTGGGTTGTCTTTGATAGGATGCAGTAGATAAATAATGCTGAGTTGTACACCAAAtgtcattttattataatactaaAAATTGTATTAAGATGCCAAGTTTATATAATTTTGGGATAGTAAAGATAAAAAAGTGTGAGATAACTTAATGAAAGAGAGataaaattttatcaaaatgttataaataagaacatatattaaaaaaataatagttgagTTGAATGGGAACAATGGACCAGACCAGTTCTTATTATATAGACCACAAATGAAGTAAGGCAAAAGGAAATATTTATTAAGTGTTTGACCAAATTTGATGTAAAAAGAAATATGGTAGGGTAGTATGTATCCGTAGTACTATTAACCAGTAGGTACACATTGTTGACCACAAACCAATGTTTCATTCACTCTCAATTTACTAATGGTAGTTTATTCAAATAGATTTTGAATGTGACTAAAACGAAAAGAAAATACagataattatgttatttttagaAGTTAAAGaaacattaattttagaaatttctCCCTTCCATCACTTTCATTTCTTTGTTCCAAACAAATGATTAAATTAGCAATATGTTTGGATTTTCCTTTCTATAAACAAAACGAATTTCCCATGCACTTTCTTGTAGGAAAAGTTAAAGATTCCCGCAAGCCCTCCCCATAATAATGTTTGAACAAAAATTTTTCATTTTGGCTTGTCTATTTTCTAGTTTTTGATGGAAGTAGTGtaaattctaaattctaaaatcataaattataattttagatattttttttatgaaatgaatAAATAGTATCAATTTTAGAAGGAAATCGTACTTTATGAATACGATTTTAAGTCgaaatttttttacataaaagtTGTACCCTATTAATACGATTTTgtgaattttattaaataaatttaattttaaataaattcatatCTGACTTGTACAacttaagtataaaataatataattgagTCGTATATCTTTGTACGattgtattattttatattgaaattttatcgATGATATACGATTTTTACTCTAAAATCATCCCGATGATATACAATTTATCCATCTTTGTAACAAGAAATTTTTACACAATTataatttgcaaaaaaaaataaaattacactaCTTACTTGAAAAAACTTCTTTCCCAATTATAAAAAAGAGGTAACATTTGATTTAATCTCAAACAATCAATTCCATTTTTCCTCATATTAGAGGATTTTCTTTCTTCAAATAGTTATTTTCTTATCCCTCATCCACTTAATCATTGCATTGCGTTGCCATATTCATACCTTCCTTAAAAGCTAAACACATGATGGTGGGTATTTACATGGTAAATAAATACAAGAAATAGTGGAATGGAACAATTGACAACAGCtgtaaagagaaaaataaatccaGCACAcaataaaacaaagaaaactaTTATTCATGGCCTAGGAAGGTACTACTGGAAGAAAATCAAGTCTCAAAATAACAGCAGAgtgttaataaataatatattttgcaagataaattttaacaagtagcaaaaaatatgtttaagaaTATATTATTACAGCTTTCTGAAACGATATTTAGTGACAAACTTTTCTAGTGAAGATGATATCCATTAAAGGCTTGCTTGGCTTGTTGTTTAGCTGAGCTAGAATCTTTCAAACACATGTTCTGTGGTTGGATTTATTTCATTCACAAAATATTAAATCACGGGTAAAAATATCTCATTGATATTGGGATGAAATACGGATTGATTCATTTTGAAATACGATCATATGTCATTCcaaatatatattaagaaatgaaacaatatgaatatattttgattagtaaaaatttgatttttcttcagccacttttattattaattgaatttcagaatatattataaataaaaaatatttaaaagtaaaaaataaacaaatatagagtaataaataaatagaggTTGATGAAAAAAGAGTGTAGCGGGTGATGAGTGATCATGGAACTCCTCCACCCAAAGTGTGATGTGATGATGTAGGTTTTTGTGGAAGAAGACTTTGGAAACGACCTAACTCTACTACTACTAATGTACGGTTCCGGGTAATACATATTTAATGCAACAGTTACTTATAAAAAtggttaaaataatataaagttgTTTTCAATGACATGTAGGAACCGTGTATGAGCCACAACCTTCTCCAACGTGACCTAAATTTTGGCCCCAAATTTCAAAATTCCAATCAATCCATGTTGTAAAACTTTGACGCACTCTCTCTCAATCATTTCCAAACCTaactctttttctctctctaaccGTTCTTATCTGAGTCAGGCAGGTACTATGCAAGGTCATCTATAAGTACGGCAATTTTTTCTAGGGACATTTCCTTTTCAATTTTTActctttcaaaattaattattattatttcattttcgtttcggaaaataaaaaaaagaggaaaaagtGCGTGTAGCTTTTGCGAAATGGCTCCTTTCGTACTGCCCGCACTTGAATCTGTCCTTCCTCATATAGTCCTCCACCATATGTCATCTGCATTAGATGGACAAAGATACTGCGAAATTACCATAATGCCCTCCCTATTTCCCCTTCTCAATTCCGTCCTTACCTGTCCTTCTCCGTACGCGCCACTCTTTTTCTCCGCCAGGACCAAAATACCCTTCCTTCCTTTTCTAATCACTCTCATGCAAAATGCAAAGTCCATTTCATTCCCATTTCAATTATTCATTTCGtatattaaaactattataataatttaacatatataaaatgtttattttatgtatatatattttcataagaTATAATGTTATTgttatgttttaataatttttagcaGTGAAAGAgataactattttataatattttttaaacatctcacaatataagttaaatttagttttcagatgtgtaaaatatttattagttttgAATTCTGACATTTTTTAACCGTTACTTTTGAGTTTAATATTAACCTAAAATATATCAAttaatgtaattaaaatataatcaattaataaattaattaatgaatcATAATTAGAAGGAGTAGATACATGTTAAATTTGAAGTTATTTATattaacaattaataaaagtaagTTAAAGAAGTTCATGGAATTTGTACACCATGAGTTAATTAAAAAAGAGAGTCTAAATATATGAATTATGTTAAAATTGAATATGCCCTGGCCCTGACCTAACTTGTGTAATTATGAAGAGAAGGAGGGGCGGTTGTGTCTTTGCAGGAGAGGATGGAAACAGTGGGAAGAAAAGAGGAGTGGCATTTTAGTCCGAGTGGACTTTCCTCGTCTTCCTTACTCATTCAATAAAATCTCGCATTAACAGTTATTCCCCCAACCAACttaacaaatcaaaacaaaaaccccttctcttcatctcttctcttctcttctcacCCACCATTAACGTCCAAAACGACGCTGCATAATACAGCGAAAGAAGCCAAAACGCACCGCAACCACGATGAAGAGGCAAAAACGCTCCGACTGGCAAAACGACAACCCGTTCCAGGTGCTTACGGAGGAGctcatttttctcattctcGACTTTCTCGAAACGGCGCCGTTGGACAAGAAGTCCTTCTCGCTCACGTGCAAGGCGTTCTACGCTGCGGAGGCCAGGCACCGCCGCGCGCTGCGGCCGCTGCGGGCGGAGCACCTTCCCGCACTCGCTGCGCGCTACCCGAGTGTCACGGACCTGGATCTCTCGCTCTGCCCGCGCGTGGGCGACGGGGCGCTCGCGCTTGTGTCTGGTGCGTACGCGGAGACGCTGCAGCGGCTGGACCTGTCGCGGTCGCGGTGGTTCACGGGGAGCGGGCTGCTGAGCGTGGGAGCGCGGTGCGGGAGCTTGGTGGAGCTGGACCTGTCGAACGCGACGGAGTTGAGGGATGCTGGGGTCGCGGCGGTGGCGCGTGCGAGGAACTTGCGGAAGCTGTGGCTGGCGAGGTGCAAGCTGGTGACGGACATGGGGATTGGGTGTATTGCGGTGGGTTGTAGGAAATTGAGGCTGATTTGCTTGAAGTGGTGTGTGGGAATTGGGGATTTGGGTGTGGATTTGGTTGCGATTAAGTGCAAGGAGCTCACATCATTGGATCTCTCGTATTTACCCGTAAATTCCTCTCTTTTTCTCTGCTGTTCATTTATTGAATCTAGCTATGGATTGTGGCGGTTAGTTGACGATATTTTTGTGTTTGGTTTAATCGATTGGATTGGCTAATTTTTGGTGATTAAATGCTCAGTTGATTCTGATATCTGCGTAATCTTTATGTTTTAGTCCAAATACATTGTACATAAAAACTACCTGTTCACATTCCTGATAGAGTATGTAGGTATGACAAATAAATTGAGTACTTAAACCTAGTTATAATTATAAatcaatgtttttttattagctTTATGAGGCAGTTTTTGGTAAAAAgagagaaatatatatatttatttttatttaagcgCTCTGAGACGCCTATGTTATTGATAATTTGATAATTCAGAGATTATTGCATTAAAAGAGACCAGAGTTGTGTGGGAAAATAAAACGGTCGCCTTTGCAATTTTTGCGGGGTTGATATTATGGTAATATTTTATGCTTTCAGATATTTATCTATGTTTATTTCCAAATTAAGAAATGAGTTCaattttcacattttttaatgattttatcctagatttaactttttaagtaattattataaaaatttatattgttatCGTGAATGATGTCTTTGTTTTCTGAATGAATTATAgtgttttcattttattttcattaattgGTAGTTTAGAGTTTTAGACATATAATAGTTCTATATGTTTCAACTAGGTTTGTTAAAGTTAAAGGATACCTGTGTTATCttaaaaaacaattggttggtAGTCTGAAGAGAAAGAATTTGGTTGAGTTGGGAGGTGAGATGTGGGTTTAATGCTGAAGGGAACAAAAGGTGTTGAACCAGGTTGTGTGAGGCCAAAATAGTAAAGATGAGTAATTGATAGGAAAATAtgattttggtggttcagttaATTTTTGCTTATCGAACAAGTGGTATTGATGTGTCTAAATTCATTGGCTCTTTTGTTAAGCAGTGGTGGTTTAGTGTCATCTTTGGCTGTTTCTTGAATGAGTTGTGTATTTGAAATGTCTAATTAGTATAACTAGTATTGTTGGTTTCTTATGTTGTGTAGATCACGGAGAAATGTCTGCCGTCAATCTTCAAATTGCAGCTTCTTGAAGATTTGGTCCTTGAAGGATGCTTTGGCATTGACGATGACAGCCTCGATGTTGATCTCTTAAAACATGGGTGCAAGACATTGAAGGTATAAGGGGATGGTTAACTtgcttttttattgtttatgtaTATAATGACAAAGATAACTTCAGCATAAACTTACTTAATGGCGTACCAgtgttttcttatttaatttccTTCATTTTAGTAATAGGTTGAATGTGAACATAGATAAAAGTTATTGTACTTTTTTTAACTTGGTTACAACTTTAATGTGTCCTTTGCAGTTAGTCAAAACTATTTAATTGCATCAATCAATAATTTTACCTGTCTTCAGAATGCACTTGCTTTCTTGATCTAACTTGTTATTTGACAAATTCTCTTCTGCAGAAACTTGATATCTCAGGTTGTCAAAACATAAGTCTCACTGGGCTATCGAAGCTGACTGGCATTTCTGGAGGTTTGGAGAAACTCATTTTAGCAGATGGTTCTCCTGTAATTCCCTTCCCcttttctctccctctctcttgtgtgtatattatgttttttttttgtgtaacTTAGGGATGAAGATTTCAGTTGTAACTAATTTTTGGCATTTGATTGTCCAGGTCACCCTTGGTCTTGTTGATGGTTTAAATAAGCTTTCCATGTTGCAATCAATAGTGTTAGATGGATGCCCGGTTACTTCTGAAGGATTAAGGGCCATTGGAAGTTTGTGTATTTCACTTAGGGAGCTAAGTCTAAGCAAATGTTTGGGAGTTACAGATGAAGCTCTTTCTTTCCTTGTGTCAAAACACAAAGATTTAAGGAAGCTTGACATCACATGCTGTCGCAAGATAACTGATGGTTCCATTGCCAGCATTGCAAATTCATGCACGGCTCTCACTTCTCTGAAAATGGAGTCATGTACACTAGTTCCACAGCAAGCATTTGTCTTGATTGGACAGAAATGCCATTATCTTGAGGAGCTTGACCTAACAGATAATGAAATTGACGATGAAGGTTTGAATCTGTCCATCTTCATTGAAAATATTTACTATCATATCAGCTGCTATACTTACCTTGTCTTTCTGCAGGTCTTATGTCCATTTCTTCTTGTTCTAGGCTATCCAGCTTGAAAATAGGAATCTGCCTGAACATAACTGACCGAGGACTTACCTATGTTGGCTTGTTTTGCTCAAAATTAAAGGAGCTGGATCTATACAGGTTTGTGATTCAAATTTGTCAgcatttaattttctttttataagaTGAATTGTCTATGGATTCTTTTAATTTAGCataaattattatgattatgaaTTGGGTTGAGTCGTGAAgttttaactaaaattttggtatataattgaaatattaaataaatgtgGAGGCATACAAGTCTAGCAAGAGCTCTTTTGTTCGTTGCATCAGAGtttgttctttctttctttccagATCTACAGGAGTAACTGATCTGGGCATTTCAGCAATTGCTGGTGGTTGCCCTGGCCTCGAGATATTAAACACGTCCTATTGTACTAGCATCACGGATAGGGCTCTAATCTCCTTGTCAAAATGTTCAAATTTGAAAACACTTGAAATTCGTGGATGTATTCTTGTTACATCCATAGGTCTGGTAGCTATTGCGATGAATTGCAGACAACTTAGCCGTCTAGACATAAAAAAGTGTTACGACATTGATGATAGTGGGATGATTCCACTTGCTCATTTCTCCCAAAATCTGAGACaggtcttttctttttctcccaCATTTCTGAGAAACGTAAGAGATGAAGGATTGTTAGCCAAGATTCTGATGTTATTATATCCTCTTTGCATTATTTGCAGATAAATCTGTCGTATAGCTCAGTTACAGATGTTGGGCTTCTGTCACTTGCTAGTATCAGTTGCCTTCAAAGCTTTACCATGCTTCACCTGCAAGGATTGGTTCCAGGAGGACTGGCTGCAGCCTTATTAGCATGTGGAGGGCTAACAAAAGTGAAGCTTCATCTTTCTCTAAGATCTCTGTTACCTGAGCTACTTATCAGACATGTAGAAGCACGTGGCTGTGTGTTCGAATGGAGAGATAAAGAGTTTCAGGTATATTTCTGTCTGGTTCTTGTCTTTCTTGTCTTAAGATTTAGCAAAATACTGACAAATTAAGAGTTTTCGAAcactatcttttttttttcttcaaagcTATATCACATCATTGTATCCTGGCCCTCTATACTATTCTGCCAATGAGGACCAGGAAAAGTCTCATCTTCTAATTCTAAAGGATCAATTAGTTGACTTAATTTGGCCCGGTTGACTTGAAGTCAATAGTTTCTAATAGATAATGATTATCATACTTACAAAAGGAGCTGGGGTTAAGGATCAGTTAAGTGGGGTATACTGTTGTTTGGTAatgaatgtttttttatttgatttctgAAGTTCTTTTTGTTTCATGGACAGGCTGAATTGGACCcgaagtgctggaaattacaGTTAGAAGATGTGATGTAGATTGTCTGAGGTTGtttgaagtttgatgaagacgACTTGCACATGGCACGTGAAATACAGGTTATAGAATGATCACGCGTGTATCGGACAATTAATTGGAATCCATCCACTTCTATCAACTCTATCTACCCCACCTACACTACTATAACTGAAGAAAGTAGCATGAAAAATGTGACAAGTATTCTGTCAACTCCATTGGAGGCGGCTACACAGGCATTGGAATGGAGCAGGCTCAAATAATTAAGCTGTCCATTGTGTGAGAAGTGGGGAATCAAGCGTATAAAAAGTGAACAAGTTTTgttcaatttttgttttcttttttggcTGCAAAAGGCAGAACAGGTGTATAAAATCTATCTAACGTCTctcattatttaattatttaatttgggGAGGagtacaattaaaaaaaatttagagaatGGGGCTGTTGGATGTATAAAAATAGTAACGTTGTTCAATGTTATATTTTCTTTTGGCTGAGAAAAGCAAGGTTAATTAAATGTGTGGAACTTAGTACTTTTAACATATGTGCATATATATTCTACTCAATCTAATAAAATCTTGACATTTTTGTGGACTAAATGACGTAGTTCAGTAAGAATTTGATGGCGCAATGAGATTTACCTTTTGTTAGATGGCTTTATTAAAGGACCACTCCAACGAACATGTCTTCATATCTTGAGTTACGTTGATATCACTTTCCAACTTCAATATTCATTGCATAAAATGGATACGGGAGTTAGTTAGAGCTAGGAATGGGACTGGCTCCGGTGTGAATTTCTCCATCTTTTCCCTTTTTATTTTCCAAGTAAAAATTTATCATATTCCCATATTTATCACCATCTATCATGGGccaaagaatttttttatcaaacccaaaataatattttcctaTTGGACTCGAAATTACTAGAAGTCTTTGTTGAAATCGCCCTTAGGAGagctaaataagaaaaaaaataataatgccACATTCAAAACTTACGGAAATCAAAACTTACGGAAATCAAAACATGATATAGTAAGTAAGAATGGCAAAAAAtggaattttcaatttttaaaatctgTATAAGTAAAATAATGGAAATCTGATatgaaaaagtaataaaatatgaattgacatagaaataaatttaaataaataaattatagtggatcagaataataaaaaatggaGGAGTTTGATCAAACTAGACTTCTTTTCACCCTTATGGATTGCATTTGCATACAAACATCATTTGGTTAATTAACTCCTTGAGCAATTCTTTATGTTTCTTGTTGACATAATGCA harbors:
- the LOC137818518 gene encoding F-box/LRR-repeat protein 3, which encodes MKRQKRSDWQNDNPFQVLTEELIFLILDFLETAPLDKKSFSLTCKAFYAAEARHRRALRPLRAEHLPALAARYPSVTDLDLSLCPRVGDGALALVSGAYAETLQRLDLSRSRWFTGSGLLSVGARCGSLVELDLSNATELRDAGVAAVARARNLRKLWLARCKLVTDMGIGCIAVGCRKLRLICLKWCVGIGDLGVDLVAIKCKELTSLDLSYLPITEKCLPSIFKLQLLEDLVLEGCFGIDDDSLDVDLLKHGCKTLKKLDISGCQNISLTGLSKLTGISGGLEKLILADGSPVTLGLVDGLNKLSMLQSIVLDGCPVTSEGLRAIGSLCISLRELSLSKCLGVTDEALSFLVSKHKDLRKLDITCCRKITDGSIASIANSCTALTSLKMESCTLVPQQAFVLIGQKCHYLEELDLTDNEIDDEGLMSISSCSRLSSLKIGICLNITDRGLTYVGLFCSKLKELDLYRSTGVTDLGISAIAGGCPGLEILNTSYCTSITDRALISLSKCSNLKTLEIRGCILVTSIGLVAIAMNCRQLSRLDIKKCYDIDDSGMIPLAHFSQNLRQINLSYSSVTDVGLLSLASISCLQSFTMLHLQGLVPGGLAAALLACGGLTKVKLHLSLRSLLPELLIRHVEARGCVFEWRDKEFQAELDPKCWKLQLEDVM